A window of Nicotiana sylvestris chromosome 8, ASM39365v2, whole genome shotgun sequence genomic DNA:
aaaggtgttaggcacccctcaagatccactagtgtggttcccggccatgctacaattgtgacttaagtacaaacaataaataagcaattaagggtttcaaatatgaggggttgtcacattgtgattgcaaataaaaTAAAGTCTGAAGAGACAAGgaagttgaaatttgagaaaaaggagtttgaaattttgaaagtaataaaataaacaattaaagggaaggggggtcctaggtttataaataatatggatcaaaTCAAttcaatacccggtaatcactcctcagaagaggggttacacatggtattagtgcaccggtcatcatatccatatctaccctttcccacctcgttgaggtatttaaacgcggaatggtttcattacttattgcatggtagtacccgccccaatcctatcagtaccGGAGGCATTTGTGACTACTAGTTCTAAAGGGAAGGGAAATGTGGGTTTTGtgtggtttaaaaggataaaattctaaagcgacaaacaaaaacacataaggcagatatgggaaacacataacaatttaagagGCTCAGATgagcctcctcacttaaagacagattgtttagcatgtcttgcagatactggttatgatctgaattaaatttaaacgttaaggaggcagactggtctattacacatttcagataagaaactgGAATCAGATCTGtctgctggttggaattaacagagtctgattcaattagctaattttatcttatagcttgcctaagtgaaacctacaggcatgacatctaataatgCATAAGTGTACTGATTTTTACAAGAAGAAGGCCTGTTGATTATAGAAGACATAAGTTCCGTAGACATTGAGTAacgttactactgattttagacttgtaaatGATTCAAATAAGTTGgttactcctatagacatgctttctaagcgttattgactttaacctttacgaaaatgcagaaatcctataggcatggtatttaaaacgctgatttttattatttaaccCTATAAATGCATTTgtctagtgatagatgcatatgcagaattcacaaaactctatagacatgttctctatgtgATAGGCAGAAAcacagaaacctatagacatggtctctatgtatgaaatgcagaagctatagacatggtatctatgtatgaaatgcagaggctatagacatggtatctacgtatgaaatgcagaacctatagacaggattctatatgaaatgcagaacctgtaggcatggtttctatatgaaaaacgCATAAGTGCAGGAGTTGTAAACATGATttatatatgaaaaatgcagaagtgaaaacaggacatgattgcagcagtaaatacctatgaacatgatatctacccttatgcatacatgagtgaccctccccttttcactaaaaccccataagttattacaaattattacagcccagaatgaataaaaaaaagtaaaatatacatcagaaagctaaaaatcccaaccaaggagggcccgattcagacttctgtctgaagcatgaagtaaaccaactccaaagatcaaattccaaagcctttctcttatttggtatgtgtcagagttccctaagagtctcaagtggactccgggcagtgcttacacccaaatatattgcagaattggattatagtgtagtgtggaagggtcagccctcaaatgtccaagttcagagggagctcaaggtcccaaagaaaggctcataggaggggggcagagcttagaatctaagagagagttcAATTTCATAGAGGGGATTTTAGGGAAAgccaagacaggctggtggtcatacccgaCAATTGGAAGTGCAGGCACAGCCCAACCAACCTGTTaaccacattgtttgggagttaggatccattaaaggatcaagtccagacatgagcaacaatttggatgttgccatgttttgaactttaactcaaacacatagaagggaataagggtatggggaattcacacagcaacagatgcaaagagacagcatattcaatacagaacagaaacagcaaagtagacaagattgttgaaactgtaaagcaaacatatagggatgaagctgaaagttaaattagaacataccagtttcaaggaaataagaagagaagagcagtagtaaatccaaattgcaaacacacagccagaagatttcagaagagagtagagtgttgaattgagaatgtaggagtattgaaattgaaagtgttcaataagtgttgtcagagtattgaactcaaggtcttacAGAGTATTGAAATGGAAGTGTGTAAAAGTGCAAAAGGGTagtgccctttatagtgcagaaaacaagtaagaaaaggtaagaaaatagtttcgaaaccaatcacataaggtctcctttcaattaagggattctgatttcaaacgggcaagataattaaggaaagagtttgaccaaaatcttttccaaagtagcacaagaagggtaaatacacagaagttatttaaggcaaaagtccagtggtacatggtttgtgcaaataaggaaaggcgatCACTCAACAGCCAGTGAAATCAAAATTGcaggctttgttcgaatgaaACAAGTCACGAAAAATGAGTAAAGGGTTTTACTtaagaaaaatcagtaacaatcaatcaaaccttattaagaggaattccgaatcaatcacaagttaacaaaaccttttgaaggcaaaattcctcatatataaagcatacagacatatcgaaaaagaaagaactatcatgcgaaaaagcctagtatagaagagtttcgggtcataacaaagaggctcaaatccagtacatagactcagaatgagtttgagagtgtccagggtcccaaatagaaccctagtccaaacacatgatcaaactcgccaaaaacccccaaaatcccagggttttcaactcgaggcAGATACagacaaaagaagacaaataactgaaacaggctcagaggtctctttcagggattcatgtgaaaacaaacaaataaaatagcaggttcaaggcaaatagaatgaagaactgatttgAAACATAAAGAATAcgttttaagaaagcttggaacttaaacaagtttcagaagagaaacgaTATAGTATAGAACTTAAGAGAATagtagaggaaacatgtttaacaaagaactcaaacaaaatccAGAAGAAGACAACTAAATACTAAAATCTTAGTAGAAAATATAGTAGaggaacataggggtaaacgaacacataaTATAAACATAtaaaagcatgatatagaaaccagtagaagaaagaacggaacacaatagaaggacatgcaaaataaagtaaacataagaacacaagagaaggacatgcgaggtagaaaagagaacataaaaacatagcatagatagattcacacaaagagaagaagaagagaagtcagaaaacattttaaaaccttttcagagaccctaaatcgaagagaagtaatttttgaaagaaaattagggaacacttttaagaactcaagtagagcacagacataacatagatataagaaaacaaccagagaaaaacctcgaatagcttagggtttcagagaaaccctaaaaatgagaaaggcttggaagaaggtctgATCTTAATTCGAagaggtcagaaataggcttcTGATGTTTGAATACGTCGGAGccaggccggagaggccataaaACCTTGGATCTGTAGAGATCTAAAAGGACACCATCGAGGTCGGACCTCAAAACTTCGAACACCCAGGGTTTAATGGCGGAGAAGGGTGAGTATAGGCCATCCaaggcctgagaagccatgggttcCGGTGTGATTGCGGTTGAAAGAgggtgagagaggctagggttttaggaacctttgagagagtttgagagagggagagtattcaaaggcagctgagagatggaaatgaggggattagggtagggttagtgaattaaaaaaggtaaggggtgCATGCCAGTTTCATACGACCAGGTGGAGTGGCACAAGATCTGCCTCTTGGCTTATGTATAGATATTGATTCATTCACACAACAATTTGCTTCTCGTATCGACGAATTAGAAGAGATGTCAACCGGCAACCGTATCTGGAAACAACGATTAGTGGATATTGGTACTGTCACTGCACAGCAAGCAAAGGATTGGGGATTCAGTGGTGTAATGTTAAGAGGTTCTGGGGTATGCTGGGATTTGCGAAAAGCAGCACCTTACGATGTTCATGACCAATTGGATCCTGACATACCAGTAGGTACCAGAGGAGATCGCTATGATCGTTACTGTATTCGTATCGAAGAGATGCGACAAAGTGTTCGGATCATTGTGCAATGTCTTAATCAAATGCCTAGTGTCCTCCATCAAATGCATGATCAAAGCATCTCTATCACGATCTCCATCAAATGCATGATCAAAGCCGATGATCGTAAGCTATGTCCTCCATCACGATCTCGAATGAAACTATCTATGGAATCGTGCGCCGTGTGAAACGTATATCATCGCCGTTCTTAACCGAGACTCAGGTTAAGCTCCGTCTCGGAACCTTGTGGGGTTAGGAGTAAAGCATCCCGAGGTTGGCGCATCTCGTTGAGCGTGGAGAAGCATTGGGAACCCCAATTTTTTTCTTCGGAGCCGTTTCTTTTTCCGTCCCCCCGCCCCGGCATAGCGCTTCGCTTCCGGTTCTTCGGAAGAATCAACTTACGTCTCCCTTCTTCATTGATTTGGGGGAAAAGGAACCGTCTACCAGTTGGGAAGCTAGACATCAAGTAAGTGGTTTGATGAGGATAACTAAGCTGACACGCCGGAGTTGGCTGCTGGCACAACAGGGTGGTGCCTTACCGCACCGCAGGCGGACGCGCGGTAGCGTTCGTGGTGGTGCTTCAGGATTCCAATGTACTGCGTCCAAGATCAGAACGAGCTTGccgtttttattttataaaaatagtaaaataattttgaaagtaaattaagagtacttgatcagttaataatatataaatgttgatttaaaaatgttggaaacaattttataattataaaaatgctattaaatcttaaagtaggctagaattgcatttatatgcaatttagctttaaaaataccaaataaatttgtaaaaatatataaaaattatcttaactatattttggtataaatatgggaaataaaacaaattatccaccaaaatgataatttttggaataattattggtttttatattgctgaaatgagtaataaatttattttaaaaatctttaaaaattggaaaaatatactaaaacacttgggcatgcttatatatgcgtacatatattattttgaaagtattttgtatatatgaaaaatatacagggaaaattgggtatcaacaactgcccctctttacccgagaaggatgaaagagttgtcgggtaaagatatgatggccaattttgaccgaacgagatggtttgaagaatttgaccgtgCTCTGATTCctgagcttcctacatatccctggtcttacaggaatcaggccatatgtagttcaggatccattggcggaATATGCTGACGGAGGTTTTACAAGAACGGACGCATATTCAGGTCAGGAAGGATAGTTAAGGTTTAATCCGGGCTGCAGGAACTGGAgcaggatcgctcctgctgagatggccgttgctagccggtttacctgcaaatgagcaatatgaacatatattgtgcataattttaaatgtgatgcaagttccgttggaccatgaatgctgtctttggacggttaagatgATATCCTCATACCATGACATCCTGGTccatgaagcatataataaaagatcgcaggccatgaaatgatgctctcgggctatgaagatgatgcctccgagctatgatgcctttgaataatgatatgcaaaagataaaacggggtcctcaggccatggcatgacgttctcgggctatgaaaatggtgcctccgaacaatgatgccttcggacaatttggcgatctttcagcccatgagatgcagaaggaggcgatctttcagccaatgcaaaaaatgtaaatgcggtggcggtatttcagccgatgcaagatgtaaatagaaagtggcgatatttcagccatgcaaaaatAAAAACGAGGTGGCGGTATTTTAGCTGATGCAAGatagaaagtggcgatattttagccatgcaagaaaaataaaagtggcgatatttcagccgtacAAGATGTAtatgaaggtggcgatctttcagccatgcgagacataaataaagtggcgatatttcagccatgcaggtggagatagggcttagtctcgaaaggtagaatggtagccttatgcgatgcaacgaaatgcagatggaggtagagcttaacctcggaaggcagaatggtatccttatgcaatgcggagaatgcaaatggagacagagcttagtctcggaaggcagaatggtagccttatgcaatgcggcgaaatgcagatggaggtagagtgtgacgacccgacccatcGTCTTGTGAGTTACCgccccattttccccatttcctatttctttatgcttcattatcactgttgggtgtgaacgagtcgATTTGgcttggttttagtaggaaatgagacacttagtctctttaaggaaggtttgttttggaaaagtcaacaggacgttgacttatgtgttagagggctcggatttgaatcccgatgattcggttagcttcgggggatgatttgtgacttaggagtgtgatcggaagtaattttggaggtccggtatagaattaggcttgaattggcgaaattagtattttggcgaattccggttgataggtgagattttgatccgagagttagaatggaatttcgagagtttctgtagcttctttaggtgatttgggatatgtgtgcaaaatttcaggtcattcggacgtggtttgattgggtttttgacgcgaaacatgagttaattgtttaacgagcgaaatgggtattgaattgagtaaatgagctccgaattgagttttgatagAAGGGCTatattcgtattattatttgtgactcataggaacaagaatcatcgaattccgaggtcccaggcccgagaaatgcatttttgagtaaaattgctttctgaaaatatttaaggaaaattgaaatgaaatttgattaaacagtgatggtatcgggcccgtattttggttccggcgcccatTACAGGTCTTATaaatggtttaagcactttctgtaaagtttggttgaaaatggacgtcgtttgacgtgtttcggactcaaaatggaaaatttgatgttttatgaaatttgaaggaatttttggattttaaagcttaattcgtggtatatgacgttattttggcgatttgatcgcacggttaagttcgtattgtattttgggacatgttggtataattggttaaggcccgagggcctcgggtggatttcggaaggttaacggaatggaaatCGGATAAAAGGATTGCTGGAATTTTCTGCTGCAGAAGCTGTCTTGGACAGCAAATGTGCAATCATGGAGCCTATTTCGGAATCTTATATCTCAAAATAGATAAGGAATATATAAAtttacaaaacatgaaagttgtattcCTTGCATCCTAGTTTCTAGAAAGCTAAACCATTAATTATTCTGACATtgatacagaaagttatgatcgattgaataagggttggtaaagctgttttgaaattttccagaaatgTTTGATGCGAGGGGGCTACTTTGGAAGTTTATACCTCTAAATCCATAAGGAATCTGAAAATtcgcaaaacataaaagttgtagcccttgcattCTAGATTCcataaagttaaaccattcatcattctgatatttgtacagaaagttatgatagATTTAGTGAAGGCTGGGACTGCCTTTTGCTTTGGCTAGAAATAAGTGCAAGTCGAATTTCATAGATGCGACTTGCCTGGAAAACAACTTATATTCGGGAATTAGCCATTTTTATTCATTTGTGACGATTGTAGAGCTTGGGAAAAGCGATTTTCAACAGATTTTTCAAGGGAAAtatttggggtaagtgttctataaccgaaagtgattatatttcataaatacaTGGTTATattcatcgtttaattcggatttaaatggaagaaattggaatttttgcaaaacttttcaaaaatgaaaaattaagatttggaggtcgcgttgttgtcggaatttgataattttggtatggttgaactcgtattggaatgggttgtcggattttatgagtttcgccggattccgagacgtgggccccacgagcgaattttgagtgtaatttcggatttttgatggacaatgtagaattccatatggaattaattcctataatttttattaactgaatcgaatcgtTATgtctagattcgaggcattcagaggtcaataaggggcaaaggcatcacgagctagagaattagccggttcgaggtgagtaattgatgtaaatgatgtcttgagggtttgaaaccccgaaatttcacatcgtaacgctatattaaggtgacttgcacgccaaataatgggcgtggggtagagcaccattgggaattgtgacttggtccgtcccgagagatgtttttaccgtattttctacttgaactaaattgagaatcatccttacttagatttgattgttacatttgggcttctttccaattatttgaatccttcagggattgatatcattgttttcgcatattttgcatatcatttgatctcagtccaaggttttaaatactgtttttcaaactcagccatctttctaagatttgaaaacttaaatgatatttctaaatgatatttcggggtgagaactattgttttacgaatgcccaaggggcttatgatgatttctggactgagcatggatcggggtgcgcgccgcaacagtgttacattgatattgaggccgagagcctggttgattacattgacattgaggccgagagcctggttgattacattgacattgaggccgagagcctggttgattacattgatattgaggccgagagactgggcgattatactgatattgatatgaggccaagggcctagatttgatgccacgagatggcttgatattgcacttgggctgtaggagcccctccggagtctgcacacacccctagtgagcgccgtcgacgataaataaatggatggctcgggctgcacgccgcagtgggtactagagtgtaccattatatgcattgcattgcactcatgcatttgtttttttaATCTGTTATacatgtctcagtatttggtactctaacttaattgacttgttgcttcactatttgttgttctaaactgccagttatagtttactttgtattttttttcatgatttctgattctcagcctttatttatgtttattactcactgggtcggagtactcacattactccctgcaccttgtgtgcagatccaggtacaccacaggctaagtgaTGAATTGTTTAGCTGAGTAGGCAGTAttcgggagtattgaggtagctgcatgacgttcgcagccttgatctctcccctctatctctatcttttattccgtattttttcctagacagacttgtaataggtggatattcagtattagaggctcatatttgtgacaccagattctgttGGGCTagggtgtggtattttaattgaacttccgcagattttattattaattgtacacttgaatgaaatgacttagtaaattctctgtgatatttatctataatctgaataagaatttgggataatgttgttgaatggtcgggcttgcctaacagtgtgttgggcgccatcatgaccggggttggggtcgtgacaagttggtatcagagcctaggttacttggtctcgcgagtcatgagccagtttagttgagtctcgcggatcggtacggagacgtttgtatttatcctcgagaggctacataaCCTTTatgaaaacttcacattcttgaattcttttcattcgtccttgattcatcttgaaaagaaacttttgaaattccttccacgcgttcgtatgtgcgcatggacgctcagtatcagatgtgcctcgatggcttgtgattccccgatcaaggggcgaggtgttatctctgtgagtttatggtgggccagtctggaggacttgaggttggatctttgcctatggcgggagcaccgaggtgctgattgtgtgaacaagtgtttttgaacttatatgttcggtagtgtccctgttaATGGAAATTATGgttgtggctatgtgatgagtatgttagtactgcgaggcgtatctatatgatttggaagtgacaagaagggtctgctgaaTGATGGAAGAACTAATAGATGTTTGAAGTCTATcgtgattcaagttatagcccgagttatgggcgtgtgaagaatcttttcatgtctcctagttgggagtgaagtaaatttcatgttgcggtatgagtacagactcaggaagatcaaatgactacgtaatgcttatggtggtggaaggtatgcagaaatgttagttgggggcaaagcaggtgggtcatctcctgcggggtgttctaaagttgtgttatccttatgttatctattagaagacctcaattgcaagtgaataaaatgtgttgaaatctaaattggatcgc
This region includes:
- the LOC138875846 gene encoding NADH dehydrogenase [ubiquinone] iron-sulfur protein 2-like; this translates as MSTGNRIWKQRLVDIGTVTAQQAKDWGFSGVMLRGSGVCWDLRKAAPYDVHDQLDPDIPVGTRGDRYDRYCIRIEEMRQSVRIIVQCLNQMPSVLHQMHDQSISITISIKCMIKADDRIRPYVVQDPLAEYADGGFTRTDAYSGQEG